A portion of the Krasilnikovia cinnamomea genome contains these proteins:
- a CDS encoding Uma2 family endonuclease, with protein MEVFGVIMSQGSLARWTAPAGAWTKPDLHMFPQDGHRYEIVDGSLHVTPPLDDAHEAAVRALVTTLRGAAPPGWWVCARQGIQVGASNLIPDVTVLRPHSSGSTWTHPADAALVVEVESAPSRRYDRLLKPALYADAGIPRYWRLELDVGEPALHVYVLESSAGYTHERTVRGVELTVLDAPYPVRVAPSSWV; from the coding sequence ATGGAGGTGTTCGGCGTGATCATGAGTCAGGGCTCACTGGCACGGTGGACCGCGCCCGCCGGTGCGTGGACCAAACCGGACCTGCACATGTTCCCGCAGGACGGGCACCGCTACGAGATCGTGGACGGCAGCCTGCACGTGACGCCGCCGCTGGACGACGCGCACGAGGCGGCCGTGCGGGCCCTCGTGACGACGCTGCGGGGCGCGGCGCCGCCCGGCTGGTGGGTGTGCGCCCGGCAGGGCATCCAGGTCGGCGCCAGCAATTTGATCCCCGACGTCACCGTGCTGCGCCCGCACTCCTCCGGGTCGACCTGGACCCACCCGGCCGACGCGGCGCTCGTGGTGGAGGTGGAGTCAGCGCCCTCACGCCGCTACGACCGCCTGCTCAAGCCGGCGCTGTACGCCGACGCGGGGATCCCGCGGTACTGGCGGCTGGAACTGGACGTGGGCGAACCCGCCCTGCACGTGTACGTGCTGGAGTCGAGCGCCGGATACACGCACGAGCGCACCGTGCGGGGCGTCGAGCTGACCGTGCTCGACGCCCCGTACCCGGTGCGCGTGGCGCCGTCGTCCTGGGTCTGA
- the pepN gene encoding aminopeptidase N: MRRGNVAGVRNLTQVEAAERARLLEITGYDIALDLTDGSGNPGENTFRSVTTVTFRCSEPGATTFIEVAAVAVRSAVLNGAPVDTSDWSAEKGLTLTGLAAENTLVVDADFAYSASGQGMQRSLDPVDKEIYLYSQFETADAQRVYACFDQPDLKSSFTWHATVPAHWKVMSNMPAERTEPAGPGAKTVHFPPSVRMSSYITALCAGPYHEVRDSHDGIDLGVYCRASMAQHLDADDLFLITKQGFDFFHEHFGIRYPLPKYDQLWVPDFNAGAMENFGCVTHAEAHYIFRSQVTDYEYEQRANTILHELAHMWFGDLVTMRWWNDLWLNESFAEWASHWCNTRATRFADAWTTFMSMRKNWGYRQDQLSSTHPVYCEMPDLEAVEVNFDGITYAKGASVIKQLVAYVGLDPFLAGLRAYFQRHAWGNATFDDLLTELESASGRELRKFAAQWLETAQVNTLRPVVEIAADGTYGRVAVHQEAPTAYPTLRTHRIGVGLYDLDGDRLVRRELVEVDVSGERTELTELTGKRAADVLLLNDEDLTYAKLRLDERSMATVVRHISGFDSSLARALCWAAAWDMVRDAELAARDYVALVVSGLPAEQDINLVTATLRQAAGAVALYSDPAWAPTGWATLARLAKDAVAAAEPGSGFQLAWARAFIGAARGEADQATLRGWLDGVDVPDGLTVDTELRWTLLHALAALGATTDQQIEDELNGDRTASGEREAALARALVPTAENKAQVWARLTGTEKLPNWLHRSLLQGFQTSSQVALTAPYAAKFFDVVGDVWAHSDSEPAQEFVELAYPVYQISEETVALTDAWLARDGHPQSLRRLVAEGRDGVLRAYKARARDSATA; encoded by the coding sequence ATGAGGAGAGGCAACGTGGCCGGAGTTCGGAACCTGACCCAGGTGGAGGCGGCGGAGCGGGCCCGCCTGCTCGAGATCACCGGGTACGACATCGCATTGGATCTCACCGACGGTTCCGGCAACCCGGGTGAGAACACGTTCCGGTCCGTCACCACGGTCACGTTCCGCTGCTCGGAGCCCGGGGCGACCACGTTCATCGAGGTCGCGGCGGTCGCCGTGCGCTCGGCGGTGCTCAACGGCGCGCCCGTCGACACCTCCGACTGGTCGGCCGAGAAGGGCCTCACCTTGACCGGGCTGGCCGCCGAGAACACCCTGGTCGTCGACGCGGACTTCGCGTACTCGGCCAGCGGGCAGGGCATGCAGCGCAGCCTCGACCCGGTGGACAAGGAGATCTACCTCTACAGCCAGTTCGAGACCGCCGACGCCCAGCGGGTGTACGCCTGCTTCGACCAGCCCGACCTCAAGAGCTCCTTCACCTGGCATGCCACGGTGCCGGCGCACTGGAAGGTCATGTCGAACATGCCGGCGGAGCGCACCGAGCCCGCCGGGCCCGGCGCCAAGACGGTCCACTTCCCGCCCTCGGTGCGGATGAGCTCGTACATCACCGCGCTGTGCGCGGGGCCGTACCACGAGGTGCGCGACTCGCACGACGGCATCGACCTCGGTGTGTACTGCCGCGCGTCGATGGCCCAGCACCTCGACGCCGACGACCTGTTCCTCATCACCAAGCAGGGCTTCGACTTCTTCCACGAGCACTTTGGAATCCGCTACCCGCTGCCCAAGTACGACCAGCTGTGGGTGCCCGACTTCAACGCCGGCGCGATGGAGAACTTCGGCTGCGTCACCCACGCCGAGGCGCACTACATCTTCCGTTCCCAGGTCACCGACTACGAGTACGAGCAGCGCGCCAACACGATCCTGCACGAGCTGGCGCACATGTGGTTCGGCGACCTGGTCACCATGCGCTGGTGGAACGACCTGTGGCTCAACGAGTCCTTCGCGGAGTGGGCCAGCCACTGGTGCAACACCCGGGCGACCCGGTTCGCCGACGCGTGGACCACGTTCATGTCGATGCGCAAGAACTGGGGCTACCGCCAGGACCAGCTCTCCTCCACCCACCCGGTGTACTGCGAGATGCCCGACCTGGAGGCCGTGGAGGTCAACTTCGACGGCATCACGTACGCGAAGGGCGCCAGCGTCATCAAGCAGCTCGTCGCGTACGTCGGGCTGGACCCGTTCCTGGCCGGGCTGCGCGCCTACTTCCAGCGGCACGCGTGGGGCAACGCCACCTTCGACGACCTGCTGACCGAGCTGGAGTCCGCCTCCGGCCGGGAGCTGCGCAAGTTCGCCGCCCAGTGGCTGGAGACCGCCCAGGTCAACACGCTGCGGCCGGTGGTGGAGATCGCCGCCGACGGCACGTACGGGCGGGTGGCGGTGCACCAGGAGGCCCCGACCGCCTACCCGACCCTGCGCACCCACCGCATCGGCGTCGGCCTGTACGACCTCGACGGCGACCGGCTGGTGCGCCGCGAGCTGGTGGAGGTGGACGTCAGCGGGGAACGCACCGAGCTGACCGAGCTGACCGGCAAGCGCGCGGCCGACGTGCTGCTGCTCAACGACGAGGACCTCACGTACGCGAAGCTGCGCCTGGACGAGCGGTCCATGGCCACCGTCGTGCGGCACATCAGCGGCTTCGACTCCTCGCTGGCCCGGGCGCTGTGCTGGGCGGCCGCCTGGGACATGGTGCGCGACGCCGAGCTGGCCGCCCGCGACTACGTGGCGCTGGTGGTCAGCGGCCTGCCCGCCGAGCAGGACATCAACCTCGTCACGGCGACGCTGCGGCAGGCCGCCGGCGCGGTGGCCCTGTACTCCGACCCGGCGTGGGCACCGACCGGCTGGGCGACGCTGGCGCGGCTGGCGAAGGACGCCGTCGCCGCGGCCGAACCGGGCAGCGGCTTCCAGCTCGCCTGGGCCCGCGCGTTCATCGGCGCGGCGCGCGGCGAGGCGGACCAGGCCACGCTGCGCGGCTGGCTCGACGGCGTCGACGTGCCCGATGGGCTGACCGTGGACACGGAGCTGCGCTGGACGCTGCTGCACGCGCTGGCCGCCCTCGGCGCCACCACCGACCAGCAGATCGAGGACGAGCTCAACGGCGACCGTACGGCCAGCGGCGAGCGGGAGGCCGCGCTGGCCCGGGCGCTGGTACCGACCGCCGAGAACAAGGCGCAGGTGTGGGCGCGGCTGACCGGTACGGAGAAGCTGCCCAACTGGCTGCACCGCTCCCTGCTGCAGGGCTTCCAGACCTCCAGCCAGGTGGCGCTGACCGCCCCGTACGCCGCGAAGTTCTTCGACGTGGTGGGCGACGTCTGGGCCCACTCGGACAGCGAACCGGCCCAGGAGTTCGTGGAACTGGCGTACCCGGTGTACCAGATCAGCGAGGAGACGGTCGCGCTGACCGACGCGTGGCTGGCCCGCGACGGGCATCCGCAGTCGCTGCGGCGGCTCGTGGCCGAGGGCCGCGACGGGGTGCTGCGAGCGTACAAAGCCCGCGCCCGGGATTCGGCAACTGCCTGA
- a CDS encoding DsbA family protein — MTERATVDMWFDPLCPWAWMTSRWLLEVEKVRPLDVRFNVMSLSVLNSGRDLPEHYQQLMEKGWGPVRVCIAAAEAAGPQVLRDLYTALGTRIHLQKYELDEKLLTEALAEVGLDPALAAAANSDAHDEALRASHNAGMKPVGTDVGTPVIHAPGPVAGETVAFFGPVVTPAPKGEAAGRLWDGVLLVAGTPGFFELKRSRDIGPIFD; from the coding sequence ATGACTGAACGTGCCACCGTCGACATGTGGTTCGACCCCCTATGTCCGTGGGCGTGGATGACATCCCGTTGGTTGCTGGAGGTCGAGAAGGTCCGTCCCCTCGATGTCCGGTTCAACGTGATGAGCCTGTCCGTCCTCAACTCCGGCCGTGATCTGCCCGAGCACTACCAGCAGCTGATGGAGAAGGGATGGGGGCCCGTACGGGTCTGCATCGCCGCCGCCGAGGCCGCCGGCCCGCAGGTGCTGCGCGACCTCTACACCGCCCTGGGCACCCGGATCCACCTGCAGAAGTACGAGCTCGACGAGAAGCTGCTCACCGAGGCCCTGGCGGAGGTGGGCCTCGACCCCGCACTGGCCGCCGCGGCGAACTCGGACGCCCACGACGAGGCGTTGCGGGCCAGCCACAACGCGGGCATGAAGCCGGTCGGCACGGACGTGGGCACCCCGGTGATCCACGCGCCGGGGCCGGTCGCGGGCGAGACGGTCGCGTTCTTCGGCCCGGTCGTCACCCCGGCGCCCAAGGGCGAGGCGGCGGGCCGGCTGTGGGACGGCGTCCTGCTGGTCGCCGGGACGCCCGGCTTCTTCGAGTTGAAGCGTTCCCGCGACATCGGTCCGATCTTCGACTGA
- a CDS encoding DUF1015 family protein codes for MTVVHPISRAWITTGGTGAQNYDEFADDAEITEIIAANPHSALAIEMPHRAPESLGSSFTDALPDAAARLAAEQARGGYTAAERVVVLYRITAPGEPAGYGLWAMVDTDQISTAADEPGLVIRNEDVFIAKVRERVALADTLRTLLSPVLLLQTGRGEELHAALAAAAGTAGEPAATDTDQSGRTHTIWVIPAGPLQDELTALAGGGELVVADGNHRSLAAQTGNLPRFLAVVTTPASVAIQPYNRLVAELPVADFLPALRAAGARVEELPRPAAVPAKGTIELYVRGRSYSVVLPPSAGAPATDNLDHALVERVLLRDVLGLDPGDKRISYVGGDYPADWLRGEVDAGRAELAVLIAPVTVDDFVAVNLARQKLPRKSTWFTPKARAGLVLAELG; via the coding sequence ATGACGGTCGTGCACCCGATCAGCCGGGCCTGGATCACCACTGGCGGCACCGGCGCGCAGAACTACGACGAGTTCGCCGACGACGCCGAGATCACCGAGATCATCGCCGCGAACCCGCACAGCGCGCTCGCCATCGAGATGCCGCACCGGGCGCCCGAGTCGCTCGGGAGCTCGTTCACCGACGCGCTGCCCGACGCGGCGGCCCGGCTCGCCGCCGAGCAGGCCCGCGGCGGGTACACCGCCGCCGAGCGGGTGGTGGTGCTGTACCGGATCACCGCCCCCGGCGAGCCCGCCGGATACGGCCTGTGGGCCATGGTCGACACGGACCAGATCTCCACCGCCGCCGACGAGCCCGGCCTGGTGATCCGCAACGAGGACGTCTTCATCGCCAAGGTGCGCGAGCGGGTGGCGCTGGCCGACACGCTGCGCACCCTGCTCTCGCCCGTGCTGCTGCTGCAGACCGGCCGGGGCGAGGAACTGCACGCCGCGCTCGCGGCCGCCGCCGGGACGGCCGGTGAGCCCGCCGCCACCGACACCGACCAGTCCGGCCGTACCCACACCATCTGGGTGATCCCGGCGGGTCCGCTGCAGGACGAGCTGACCGCGCTGGCCGGGGGCGGCGAGCTGGTCGTCGCCGACGGCAACCACCGCAGCCTCGCCGCGCAGACCGGCAACCTGCCCCGCTTCCTCGCGGTGGTGACCACCCCGGCGTCGGTCGCCATCCAGCCGTACAACCGGCTGGTCGCCGAGCTGCCCGTCGCCGACTTCCTGCCCGCGTTGCGCGCGGCCGGGGCGCGGGTCGAGGAGCTGCCGCGCCCGGCGGCCGTGCCCGCCAAGGGCACCATCGAGCTGTACGTACGGGGCCGCTCGTACTCGGTGGTGTTGCCGCCGTCGGCGGGTGCGCCCGCGACCGACAACCTCGATCACGCCCTGGTCGAGCGGGTCCTGCTGCGCGACGTGCTGGGGCTCGACCCGGGCGACAAGCGGATCTCGTACGTGGGCGGCGACTACCCGGCCGACTGGCTGCGCGGCGAGGTCGACGCGGGCCGCGCCGAGCTGGCCGTGCTGATCGCCCCGGTGACGGTCGACGACTTCGTGGCGGTCAACCTGGCCCGGCAGAAGCTGCCGCGCAAGAGCACCTGGTTCACCCCCAAGGCGCGGGCGGGCCTGGTCCTGGCCGAGCTGGGCTGA
- a CDS encoding alpha/beta hydrolase — protein sequence MGLHPQVEQSLRIRRRPPADLLTTDSDALLRFVRLAMEETNEAECGPAIPLPVVVDVDAAGVPCRLYATRHAAPVFVYVHGGGWTYGSVETVDRLCRRIADRSGCAVLSVGYRLAPEHVFPAALDDVETVLAFVRAEGAGLGVDASRLAIGGDSAGGQLATVAARRQRDAGTPLDYQVLIYPAIDPMTASESYDEVGGYGLDRASMRLAWETFAPERADRFGPDVAPLAAPDLSGMPPTLLITAEFDVLRDEGAEYADALLAAGVPVVHVRYAGVNHGFARKLAVFDAARCAADHIAVTLRAALTF from the coding sequence GTGGGGCTGCACCCGCAGGTCGAGCAGTCACTGCGGATCCGGCGCCGGCCGCCCGCGGACCTGCTCACCACCGACTCGGACGCGCTGCTGCGGTTCGTGCGGCTGGCGATGGAGGAGACCAACGAGGCCGAGTGCGGCCCGGCCATCCCGCTGCCCGTGGTGGTCGACGTGGACGCGGCCGGGGTCCCGTGCCGCCTGTACGCGACGCGGCACGCCGCGCCGGTGTTCGTCTACGTGCACGGCGGCGGGTGGACGTACGGCAGCGTGGAGACGGTCGACCGGCTGTGCCGGCGTATCGCCGACCGGTCCGGCTGCGCGGTGCTGTCCGTGGGGTACCGGCTGGCGCCGGAGCACGTCTTCCCGGCCGCCCTGGACGACGTGGAGACGGTGCTGGCGTTCGTCCGGGCCGAGGGTGCGGGCCTGGGCGTCGACGCGTCCCGGCTGGCGATCGGCGGGGACAGCGCCGGGGGCCAACTGGCCACGGTGGCGGCCCGCCGCCAGCGCGACGCGGGCACCCCGCTGGATTACCAGGTGCTCATCTATCCCGCGATCGACCCGATGACCGCCTCCGAGTCGTACGACGAGGTCGGCGGGTACGGCCTGGACCGCGCCTCGATGCGGCTGGCGTGGGAGACGTTCGCCCCCGAGCGCGCCGACCGGTTCGGCCCGGACGTCGCCCCGCTGGCGGCACCGGACCTGTCCGGCATGCCGCCCACCCTGCTGATCACCGCCGAGTTCGACGTGCTGCGCGACGAGGGGGCGGAATACGCGGACGCCCTGCTGGCGGCCGGTGTCCCCGTGGTGCATGTCCGCTACGCGGGGGTCAATCACGGCTTCGCCCGCAAACTCGCGGTCTTCGATGCCGCCCGCTGCGCCGCGGATCACATCGCCGTCACACTGCGGGCCGCGCTGACGTTCTGA
- a CDS encoding ribose-5-phosphate isomerase, translating into MRVYLGSDHAGYELKNHLVNHLSKQGHEVVDVGPLGYDPDDDYPPFCLRTGASVVADPGSLGIVIGGSGNGEQIAANKVEGVRSALAWKVEIAQLARQHNDANVLAIGARQHTLDEAATFADAFLSTPFSGDPRHVRRIAQLAAYERTGELPPLPSAQS; encoded by the coding sequence ATGCGCGTCTACCTGGGTTCCGATCATGCCGGCTACGAGCTGAAGAACCACCTCGTCAACCACCTGTCCAAGCAGGGACACGAGGTGGTCGACGTGGGTCCGCTCGGCTATGACCCCGACGACGACTACCCGCCGTTCTGCCTGCGCACCGGTGCCTCGGTGGTGGCGGACCCGGGCAGCCTCGGCATCGTCATCGGCGGCTCGGGCAACGGCGAGCAGATCGCCGCCAACAAGGTCGAGGGGGTGCGGTCGGCGCTGGCGTGGAAGGTGGAGATCGCCCAGCTCGCCCGCCAGCACAACGACGCGAACGTGCTGGCGATCGGCGCCCGCCAGCACACCCTCGACGAGGCGGCCACGTTCGCCGACGCGTTCCTCAGCACGCCGTTCTCGGGCGACCCGCGGCACGTACGGCGTATCGCCCAGCTCGCCGCCTACGAGCGCACCGGCGAGCTGCCGCCCCTGCCGTCGGCGCAGTCCTGA
- a CDS encoding GNAT family N-acetyltransferase has translation MDSSDVQVRIGVADDWEAVADLVGHAFHQPYDQVWRDAEGSVYEPERSLIADDAGQIVGHASAYTRELSVPGAVVPAAHVTQVSVAPTHRRRGLLSRMMRRQLGEIAADGREAVAVLWASEGKIYPRFGYGLAAQHLNVDVMTREIRLTDPAPATPAARLRLVQPGEAVAELAKVYEQLRPDRPGWSSRDDRWWQYVLADPESQRHGATALHGVVADTADGPTGYALWRGVSRWDGHGPDGEVRIREVVAADPATYATLWRFLLSIDLTRKATAGFLPLDEPLQHLVDEPRRLGARVSDGLWIRLVDLPRALAARRYATDVDVVLEVSDDLLAANTGQWRLTAGPGGATCTRSTDPADLACTVLELGAAYLGGTSLAALGAAGRVRELTPGALAAASTAFGWHRLPHATEVF, from the coding sequence ATGGACTCCTCGGACGTTCAGGTCAGGATTGGCGTCGCGGACGACTGGGAGGCCGTCGCGGATCTGGTCGGCCACGCCTTCCATCAGCCCTACGATCAGGTGTGGCGCGACGCCGAAGGTTCGGTGTACGAGCCGGAGCGCTCACTGATCGCCGACGACGCGGGCCAGATCGTGGGGCACGCCTCCGCGTACACCCGGGAGCTGAGCGTGCCCGGCGCGGTCGTCCCCGCCGCGCATGTCACGCAGGTCAGCGTGGCGCCGACCCACCGGCGCCGTGGCCTGCTCAGCCGCATGATGCGCCGCCAGCTCGGCGAGATCGCCGCCGACGGGCGCGAGGCCGTCGCGGTGCTGTGGGCCAGCGAGGGCAAGATCTACCCCAGATTCGGGTACGGCCTGGCCGCGCAGCATCTGAACGTCGACGTCATGACCCGCGAGATCCGTCTGACCGACCCCGCACCGGCGACGCCGGCCGCGCGGCTGCGGCTGGTCCAGCCGGGCGAGGCCGTCGCCGAGCTGGCCAAGGTGTACGAACAACTGCGCCCCGACCGCCCCGGCTGGTCCAGCCGCGACGACCGCTGGTGGCAGTACGTCCTCGCCGACCCGGAATCCCAGCGGCACGGCGCGACGGCGTTGCACGGGGTGGTGGCCGACACCGCCGACGGCCCCACCGGGTACGCCCTGTGGCGCGGCGTGTCCCGCTGGGACGGCCACGGCCCGGACGGCGAGGTACGCATCCGCGAGGTGGTCGCCGCCGACCCCGCCACCTACGCGACGCTGTGGCGTTTCCTGCTCAGCATCGACCTCACCCGCAAGGCGACGGCCGGTTTCCTCCCCCTCGACGAGCCGCTGCAGCACCTCGTCGACGAGCCGCGCCGGCTCGGCGCCCGGGTCTCGGACGGACTGTGGATCCGCCTGGTCGACCTGCCCCGCGCGCTGGCCGCCCGCCGGTACGCCACGGACGTCGACGTGGTGCTCGAGGTCTCCGACGACCTGCTGGCGGCCAACACCGGGCAGTGGCGGCTCACCGCGGGCCCCGGCGGCGCCACCTGCACCCGCAGCACGGATCCGGCCGACCTGGCCTGCACCGTGCTGGAGCTGGGCGCGGCGTACCTGGGTGGGACGTCGCTGGCCGCGCTCGGGGCGGCCGGGCGGGTCCGGGAGCTGACCCCGGGTGCCCTGGCGGCCGCTTCGACCGCGTTCGGCTGGCACCGGCTGCCGCACGCCACCGAGGTGTTCTGA
- a CDS encoding DNA-directed RNA polymerase II, producing the protein MPDQPRWSERTLDMPPQDPWAEPPTVPQPPPSAAAPGGRAPAQGQAAAPGQFPVHAEAQPFSRGRAQVNPNPRTRQFADHEATGTGWPGAEAPHERHSMGWHVQQLRRGSEWSTAALLFAFVCWGIWAISSSGPLTVPIIIFLLSVVVAAGLFALSRFVGRLVLERQFGRVRRTAKGSHLVAALFLVGVGFAHLRQTAWVMSSYQWVVGLFG; encoded by the coding sequence ATGCCGGACCAGCCACGGTGGTCGGAACGGACGCTCGACATGCCGCCGCAGGACCCGTGGGCGGAGCCACCCACGGTGCCGCAGCCACCCCCGTCGGCCGCCGCGCCGGGCGGGCGGGCGCCCGCTCAGGGCCAGGCGGCGGCGCCGGGCCAGTTCCCGGTGCACGCCGAGGCCCAGCCGTTCTCGCGGGGCCGCGCGCAGGTGAACCCGAATCCGCGGACCCGCCAGTTCGCCGACCACGAGGCCACCGGTACGGGCTGGCCCGGCGCCGAGGCGCCGCACGAGCGGCACTCGATGGGCTGGCACGTGCAGCAGCTGCGCCGGGGCAGCGAGTGGAGCACCGCGGCCCTGCTGTTCGCGTTCGTGTGCTGGGGGATCTGGGCGATCTCGTCGAGCGGCCCGCTGACCGTGCCGATCATCATCTTCCTGCTCAGCGTGGTGGTGGCGGCGGGTCTGTTCGCGCTGTCGCGATTCGTCGGCCGCCTGGTGCTGGAACGGCAGTTCGGCCGGGTGCGGCGGACCGCCAAGGGTTCGCACCTGGTGGCGGCCCTCTTCCTGGTCGGCGTGGGCTTCGCGCATCTGCGTCAGACGGCCTGGGTGATGAGCAGCTACCAGTGGGTCGTGGGGCTCTTCGGCTGA
- a CDS encoding ArsR/SmtB family transcription factor gives MTDDDRVFKALADATRRFLLDLLFAREGRTLTELESELEMTRFGVAKHLKVLQEAGLVVVRRSGREKLHYLNPVPIRLIHDRWIDKYTERHVTALVDLKKALEEEP, from the coding sequence ATGACGGACGACGATCGGGTGTTCAAGGCGCTGGCCGACGCCACCCGTCGTTTCCTGCTCGACCTGCTGTTCGCCCGCGAGGGCCGCACGCTCACCGAGTTGGAGTCCGAGCTGGAGATGACCCGCTTCGGCGTCGCCAAGCACCTGAAGGTGCTCCAGGAGGCCGGTCTCGTCGTCGTGCGCCGTTCCGGCCGGGAGAAGCTGCACTACCTCAACCCCGTGCCCATCCGGCTGATCCACGACCGGTGGATCGACAAGTACACCGAGCGTCACGTGACGGCGCTCGTCGATCTCAAGAAAGCGCTGGAGGAAGAACCATGA
- a CDS encoding SRPBCC domain-containing protein — translation MTTETATTTQVYRVWIKAAPERIWAAITDPEWNGRYAYQAQSFFELKPGGSFHAAASKDMKEYAAAQGFDLPDTIIDGEVIECDPPRRLVQTWRMLMDPTTAAEPFTRLTYEIEETKTQPGVCRLTLTHELTGAPATATMVASTEDGAAGGGWAWILSDLKTLLETGAPFAG, via the coding sequence ATGACCACCGAAACCGCCACCACGACGCAGGTCTACCGAGTCTGGATCAAGGCGGCCCCCGAGCGGATCTGGGCCGCCATCACCGACCCCGAGTGGAACGGGCGGTACGCCTACCAGGCGCAGAGCTTCTTCGAGCTCAAGCCGGGCGGTTCCTTCCACGCCGCCGCCAGCAAGGACATGAAGGAGTACGCCGCCGCGCAGGGCTTCGACCTGCCCGACACGATCATCGACGGCGAGGTGATCGAGTGCGATCCGCCCCGGCGGCTCGTGCAGACCTGGCGGATGCTGATGGACCCGACCACCGCCGCCGAGCCGTTCACCCGGCTCACGTACGAGATCGAGGAGACCAAGACCCAGCCCGGGGTCTGCCGGCTGACGCTGACCCACGAGCTGACCGGCGCCCCCGCGACGGCCACGATGGTCGCCAGCACCGAGGACGGCGCCGCCGGTGGTGGCTGGGCCTGGATTCTCAGCGACCTCAAGACGCTGCTGGAGACCGGCGCGCCCTTCGCCGGCTGA